In Erigeron canadensis isolate Cc75 chromosome 7, C_canadensis_v1, whole genome shotgun sequence, one DNA window encodes the following:
- the LOC122607135 gene encoding uncharacterized protein LOC122607135 produces the protein MESNLSSGNMILGSGGSFDLQNSMRVNQHQQQQNPFNFQQQHHQLNVQSSRQQGGLNHPVIHESFPLRMGTIQECNRHNQTISLSDFGKGDRGKSSISDEDEPSFNEDGQENRNDENRGKNMSQWHRVKWSDPMVRLLITAVSYLGEDASVEIGGGTRRKYLNLQKKGKWKSVSKVMAERGHFVSPQQCEDKFNDLNKRYKRLNEILGRGTSCEVVENPSLLDMMDHVSDKAKDEVKKILNSKHLYYEEMCSYHNANRLHLPHDPELQRSLRFALRARDDHENDGRRGTHDDLDLEEEDHDPYIDDHDEYDDHQTHHNHGLNIDHRVAYSVGEGSSKRVKPNEGSQLKVQGDMNQEGMKANLLQDQWMKHRLVQLEEQKVHIQAQMLELERERFKWQRFRRKKDMELEMMKMENEKMKLENEQMTLELKRKEMSTDLS, from the coding sequence ATGGAGAGTAATCTATCATCTGGGAATATGATTTTGGGATCGGGTGGAAGTTTCGATTTGCAAAATTCTATGAGAGTTAATCagcatcaacaacaacaaaaccctTTTAATTTCCAGCAACAACATCATCAGCTTAACGTTCAATCTAGTAGACAACAAGGAGGCCTGAATCATCCTGTGATCCACGAAAGTTTCCCTTTACGAATGGGAACGATTCAAGAATGTAATCGTCATAATCAGACGATTTCTTTGTCTGATTTTGGGAAAGGGGATAGGGGAAAGAGTTCTATAAGTGATGAGGATGAACCTAGTTTTAATGAAGATGGTCAGGAGAATCGGAATGATGAAAACCGTGGGAAAAATATGTCACAGTGGCATAGAGTGAAATGGAGTGATCCTATGGTGAGGCTTTTGATAACTGCGGTCTCTTATTTAGGTGAGGATGCTTCGGTGGAAATTGGAGGTGGGACAAGAAGAAAGTATTTGAATTTGCAAAAGAAGGGTAAGTGGAAGTCTGTTTCTAAAGTTATGGCGGAAAGGGGTCATTTTGTTTCTCCTCAACAGTGTGAGGATAAGTTTAATGATTTAAATAAACGTTATAAACGACTTAATGAAATTCTTGGTAGAGGTACTTCTTGTGAAGTTGTCGAGAATCCTTCCCTTCTTGATATGATGGATCATGTTTCTGATAAAGCAAAAGATGAAGTTAAAAAGATTCTTAACTCTAAGCACTTGTACTATGAAGAAATGTGTTCGTATCATAACGCGAATCGTTTGCATCTTCCTCATGATCCTGAATTGCAGCGTTCACTGAGGTTTGCACTTAGAGCTCGAGATGATCATGAGAATGATGGAAGACGGGGGACACATGATGATCTTGATCTTGAGGAGGAGGATCACGATCCATAcatagatgatcatgatgagTATGATGACCATCAAACTCATCATAATCATGGTTTAAATATTGATCACAGAGTAGCATATAGTGTCGGTGAGGGATCTTCAAAAAGGGTAAAACCAAACGAGGGTTCACAACTGAAAGTGCAGGGTGACATGAATCAAGAAGGGATGAAAGCAAATCTTTTGCAAGACCAATGGATGAAACATCGGTTAGTACAACTTGAAGAGCAGAAGGTACATATTCAAGCACAAATGTTGGAATTGGAGAGAGAACGGTTTAAGTGGCAAAGGTTTCGCAGGAAAAAGGATATGGAACtagagatgatgaagatggaAAACGAGAAGATGAAATTGGAAAATGAACAAATGACGTTGGAATTAAAGCGTAAGGAGATGTCTACAGATCTTAGTTAG